A stretch of Fusarium poae strain DAOMC 252244 chromosome 2, whole genome shotgun sequence DNA encodes these proteins:
- a CDS encoding hypothetical protein (BUSCO:19318at5125) produces MSQYAYGHGAPHTGYPTSQPHLDSSDQPFGQPPFHANGVVENQSIYGQGASFEAYGYNQTTIPGLGMGFTHSTATWQHAAAQNIPEPHANPSVSAVRWQTSRIDGNARPESSPSTSQRLNSVVDNKTMEEGELSEGELEDIYEPTETEANRLDRSAIQPLGSVDRSDRAQLPTENLEVDHERTWNSKQTGRERSGSYSPYLSPREIQSSGLENGASNAQTPQSGSYDHNNSMLMNGNDNESTRQSEIKDGATIISESKKHAQDAILRLWPLNVRYQNYIEEGVDRVLLDQLFTELGLELDPAVPRAEQSRLLVSSQENTPQSDVLGTVPSSGQTTPLAVTIAPKVVNSAKDKSEERKDRIARLLAAKGSKTTVVDADSNKTGASAPVSKNVPSTTKSDKTKAQSEKSRLIQQRMEALIKAREASAKTPQASTPPVSSVSQPVPDTSRSNSQAPVDSMNVNDHIDAAAETTDPSSGPPIPGLFLSSSAISPVPNQRKRPVAADLNENSIPGIQKRPFGQTRESRPFLIDVSDDEDDAEMEIDSPELRPSSVQRPVTPGSRALSFRDNTSLPDSSSRNAGSMIDLASMNKKIEDMKRRIAEAEARKNKAKQSGSGSPLPQPETQSKEGSVDVAAPFTPPVRGASTTAEVVGNSPASIAPQPGISSDAIIKPPKVREQRIQAGLLLRARIASKRLPIVTAQRKECQEQLEYFQSEVARVKKEIENKLVEEERLERYAKQTEPTLSSTSTRQDEPECGHHEERSPVDPLPQVPVTHDALHLAEPDEMNAIEEDEVERDMPMDESPYIESAVSRGSSTPQQGGSQVHEEPLIDHETVEGHSPLPTRSPVVDDMVAAHIEAATDIEEPDEDVAMDEADTSSEDESVVEDESDDYEPTDAGISLPESHSPFQRQLSPQQISDDSTVLETSDTDLQGLATATPISKPISTGAGDTESEYNRETEPEKASEVSNTTGTTFVPYETPLQYFKAYRFHPRYNDSVAGGLRSLTYSNSIDVTREVCPDQLTHGVCPRGSECQFQHFEDMQLPDDQILVQLGASGNPEVEHQDQYVAGLRELLKDFRNRKVKDFQAISQGLLEYRASFLRDKTKILPLNGVTI; encoded by the exons ATGAGCCAATATGCTTATGGTCATGGGGCTCCCCACACTGGTTACCCAACTTCACAACCACACCTCGACTCCTCAGATCAGCCATTTGGTCAACCGCCGTTCCATGCGAATGGGGTTGTAGAAAACCAGTCTATTTACGGCCAGGGAGCTTCTTTTGAAGCATATGGGTACAACCAGACAACTATACCTGGCTTAGGAATGGGCTTTACTCATAGCACAGCAACTTGGCAGCACGCAGCTGCCCAGAACATACCTGAACCCCACGCCAATCCTAGTGTTTCAGCTGTGCGTTGGCAAACCAGTCGAATTGACGGGAACGCTAGACCGGAGAGTTCTCCATCAACCAGTCAACGACTCAATTCAGTAGTGGACAATAAGACGATGGAAGAAGGTGAGCTAAGCGAAGGCGAACTTGAAGACATCTACGAACCCACCGAAACGGAGGCAAACAGACTTGACCGTAGTGCTATCCAGCCGCTGGGGTCAGTCGACCGGAGCGACAGGGCACAGCTACCTACGGAAAATTTAGAAGTTGACCATGAACGCACATGGAACTCGAAACAAACAGGGCGGGAGCGTTCTGGCTCTTACTCGCCTTATCTCTCGCCTCGCGAGATACAATCGAGTGGCCTTGAAAATGGCGCATCCAATGCCC AAACCCCACAGAGCGGCTCTTACGATCACAACAACAGTATGCTTATGAACGGCAACGACAATGAATCGACACGCCAGAGCGAGATCAAAGATGGAGCCACAATCATTTCCGAATCTAAGAAGCATGCGCAAGATGCGATCCTTCGTCTCTGGCCACTCAACGTCCGTTACCAGAATTATATCGAAGAAGGCGTCGATCGGGTCCTCCTCGATCAGCTTTTCACAGAACTGGGACTTGAACTAGATCCTGCTGTTCCACGCGCGGAGCAGTCGAGATTGCTGGTGTCGTCACAAGAAAATACACCACAGAGTGATGTACTCGGCACAGTTCCCTCCTCAGGACAAACAACCCCCCTTGCTGTCACCATAGCGCCGAAGGTTGTCAATTCTGCGAAAGACAAATCAGAAGAACGGAAGGATCGAATTGCACGCCTGTTGGCTGCGAAAGGCTCCAAAACAACAGTAGTGGATGCAGACTCGAACAAGACTGGCGCATCAGCACCAGTTTCTAAGAATGTCCCGAGTACCACAAAATCCGACAAAACGAAGGCTCAATCAGAAAAGTCGAGGCTGATACAACAAAGGATGGAAGCATTGATCAAAGCGCGAGAAGCAAGTGCAAAGACTCCTCAAGCTTCTACGCCCCCAGTATCTTCAGTATCCCAACCTGTGCCTGATACAAGTAGGTCGAACAGCCAGGCACCAGTTGATTCGATGAACGTCAACGATCACATCGACGCTGCCGCAGAGACAACGGACCCATCTTCAGGACCCCCGATTCCTGGTTTGTTTTTGTCATCTAGCGCGATTTCTCCCGTCCCTAATCAACGCAAACGACCTGTTGCAGCTGATTTGAATGAAAATTCCATCCCCGGCATTCAAAAACGTCCCTTCGGCCAAACTCGAGAATCTCGCCCATTCTTGATTGATGtcagtgatgatgaagatgacgccGAGATGGAGATTGACTCCCCTGAGCTGCGCCCTTCATCAGTACAGCGGCCTGTGACACCTGGCTCAAGAGCATTGTCATTTCGCGACAACACGTCCTTGCCTGACAGTTCATCCCGCAACGCTGGTAGCATGATCGACTTAGCAAGCATGAACAAGAAGATTGAGGATATGAAACGAAGAATAGCCGAGGCCGAGGCTCGTAAGAATAAGGCAAAGCAATCAGGTAGCGGCTCGCCATTGCCTCAACCTGAAACGCAATCAAAGGAAGGCAGTGTAGATGTCGCTGCCCCCTTTACGCCTCCAGTGCGTGGTGCGTCAACTACAGCTGAAGTGGTCGGGAACAGCCCGGCATCTATCGCACCACAGCCTGGTATCTCATCTGATGCCATTATCAAACCGCCAAAAGTCAGGGAGCAGCGTATACAGGCCGGGCTGTTGTTGCGTGCTCGTATTGCTAGCAAGCGCCTGCCTATCGTTACAGCACAAAGAAAGGAGTGCCAGGAACAACTTGAATATTTTCAATCCGAAGTTGCTAGAGTCAAAAAGGAAATTGAGAACAAACTGGTTGAAGAGGAGCGACTTGAGAGATATGCTAAACAAACCGAGCCAACACTATCGTCAACTTCGACGAGGCAGGATGAGCCTGAATGCGGGCATCATGAGGAAAGGTCACCAG TTGATCCGTTACCGCAAGTACCAGTCACGCATGATGCCTTGCACCTTGCAGAACCCGACGAAATGAACGCCATCGAGGAAGACGAGGTTGAACGAGATATGCCGATGGATGAGTCTCCCTACATTGAATCAGCTGTCAGTCGCGGATCAAGCACGCCTCAACAAGGCGGATCGCAAGTGCACGAAGAACCCCTTATCGATCATGAAACAGTCGAAGGACACTCGCCACTACCGACGCGGTCACCAGTGGTAGATGATATGGTTGCTGCACATATTGAAGCTGCGACTGATATTGAGGAACCGGACGAAGACGTAGCTATGGATGAGGCTGATACTTCGAGTGAAGACGAGAGTGTGGTTGAAGATGAATCTGACGACTATGAGCCGACTGATGCTGGCATCAGTCTGCCAGAGTCTCACTCACCCTTTCAGCGTCAACTATCACCTCAGCAAATCTCGGATGACAGTACAGTATTGGAGACGAGTGATACTGATTTACAGGGTTTGGCAACAGCCACGCCGATCAGTAAGCCCATATCAACGGGTGCTGGTGACACAGAATCCGAATATAATCGAGAA ACTGAACCCGAAAAGGCTTCGGAAGTCAGTAATACTACTGGAACGACATTTGTACCATACGAAACGCCTCTCCAATACTTCAAAGCATATCGCTTTCATCCTCGGTACAACGATTCTGTTGCAGGGGGTCTGCGCTCCCTCACCTATAGCAATAGCATCGACGTAACAAGGGAAGTATGCCCTGACCAGCTTACCCACGGAGTTTGTCCTAGGGGTAGCGAATGCCAATTCCAGCATTTCGAGGACATGCAACTTCCGG ATGACCAAATTCTTGTTCAACTTGGGGCCTCTGGCAATCCTGAGGTCGAGCATCAGGATCAGTATGTTGCTGGACTTCGCGAATTACTTAAAGATTTTCGCAACCGCAAGGTGAAAGACTTTCAGGCCATCAGTCAAGGCCTCCTCGAGTATCGCGCCAGTTTCCTTCGCGATAAGACGAAAATACTTCCCCTGAACGGCGTCACCATATGA